The region GGTTTGAACTAAGGGCAGCCCCATCATTAAATAAAGCTTTAGAATCTTCTACAGCTACAGGACCTTCGCAAAACCCGGAAGATGCCAATTATGTTAGCGATTCGGGTTGGAGCTGGTTCCCGGGTTATGCAGTTGATGTTGAAACAGGAAAGCGGTTGAATATGGCATTTGGGGAATCAAGCTGGTTAGTCGGATATAACGGTCGCGATATGATTTGGAATCCGGTAGAAACCATTATCAGTGAAGATGGAACCTATGTGATGGGTGGTAAACATTATCTTTATGTGTTTGCTAGCGATAGCAGCAGCCTTGATGGCAGATATTTGCCACCATATGAAGGATTATTCGAATTTAGAGATAAGCTTGAGAGCTCACTACCTTCTTACAGGCCATTTGCGCAATGGATTTCAATGCCATATACCAGAACAGGAAAAGCATTTGATACATATGACGAAATGCCCGATAATGATGTAAGAATCGAGTTGCGTACTGCTATTCCATTCAATCAGGGTTTGGGTAACGATGCTGTAGATAACCCAATGAACAGCAATTATCCACTCTACAAATTTAATTTAGACGAATTTGTTCCGGTTGTGGGAAGTAAGTCCGTTGCAGAGGATGCTCTTGAAACCGTAAATGTAGTACCAAACCCCTATTATGGAGGTAATACATATGAAAGTGGCCAGGTCGACTATGTTGTAAAAATTACAAACTTACCACCAACATGTAGTATTGATATTTACAATATGGCAGGAACACTGGTTCGCTCATACGAGAAAGACAATGCCTCTACAATTATAGAGTGGGATTTGAAAAATAATTACAGAGTTCCAATTGCAGGTGGTTTGTATATTATACATGTTAAAGCCCCTGGAATAGGAGAAAAAACACTTAAGTGGTTTGGCGTACTACGTCCGGACGATCTTAGCTCATTCTAATACGTAAAAAAGAAACTTATTGATTATGAAAAACATAACATTAATAATAATAACTGTAATCGGCTTAACGATTATTGCTCCTAAAATGTACGCTGGAAATGAAGAGCGTGCAGGTGAAGCTGGAGCCAGTGAGTTACTTTTTAATCCATGGGCTGCATCTTCCGGTTTTGGTAACGCCAATGTGGCTTCAATTGAAGGGTTAGAAGGGATTTTCCTCAATGTTGCAGGAACTGCTTTTACAAATAAAACCGAATTAGGGTTTACATACACAGACTACCTTTCCGGGGCTGGTATTGGAATCAATTCCTTTGCTTTCTCTCAGCATGTCGGTGAATCCGGAACCCTTTCGGGAGGCGTTGTCGCCTATGATTTTGGGGATATTGAACGCACAACCGTTGAGCTTCCTGATGGCGATGGTACAACCTTCGATCCTTCGTACACCAATATCACACTGGCCTATGCTCGTGAGTTTTCGAATTCAATTTATGGTGGTGCCGCAATTAAGGTTATAAACGAAGGGGTTTCAAATGCTAAAGCTACTGGTGTTGCTATTGATGCAGGTATTCAGTATGTGGCAGGAGAAAATGATCAGTTGCGCTTCGGTATCACAATGCAAAATGTTGGTCCTACTATGAGTTTCAAAGGCGATGGACTTTCATTTAAAGGTTATACACCCAGTGGTACCTTGCAAACAATCGAATTTAGAGAACGTGAATTTGAGCTTCCCTCCTTAATCCGAATGGGTTTGTCATATGATATTTTCCTTGCAGAAGACCATAATTTATTAGTTGCTGCAGCATTTACTTCAAACTCCTTTACCAAAGATAACGGACACCTGGGGTTTGAATATGGTTTTAGTAATTATTTGCGTCTTCGCGGTGGTTTTATATACGAAAAGGATATTTTTAGCGAAGCAGACAGAGAGACTATATTTACAGGATTCAACGGTGGTTTATCTGTAATGATTCCAATCAATAAAGAGAGTGGATCAAGATTTGCAGTAGATTATTCATATAGATCCACAGAAGCATTTGATGGAGTACATTCCATTGGAGCACGAATTATACTGTAATTATTACAATTAAATATTAAAGAAAAGGATCTCATTTCTGAGATTCTTTTCTTTTCTTTTAATTCCAGAATTTTCCTATCCTTGTGGATAGGTTTTCTTGTTTTAAAAACATCTTAGAAAAAAAACTGTTTGAAAGGATTATAAATTAAAAGTTGACGAAAATGTCGAAGTTGAATTATTTAACAGAAGATGGGTTAAAAAAACTTAAAGAAGAATTAAACCATCTCAAAACTGTAGAAAGACCCAAAGCATCGCAGGCTATTGCAGATGCGCGTGACAAAGGAGATTTATCTGAGAATGCAGAATACGATGCAGCTAAAGAAGCACAGGGGCTTTTGGAACTTAAAATTTCTAAAATGGAAGAATTAGTTCAAAACTCACGTGTTATTGATGAGTCAAAAATTGATTATTCTAAAGTACAGATAATGACTAAAGTTAAAATCAGAAACACTAAAAACAAAGCGGAAATGCAGTATTCCATTGTTTCTGAATCGGAGGCAGACCTGAAAAAAGGTAAAATAGCCGTTAATACCCCCATTGCAAAAGGGTTACTTGGGAAAACTGTCGGAGAGAAAACTATTGTTCAGGCTCCTGCAGGAAATATGGAATTTGAAATCTTAGAAATTTCACCAATGACATAAAACTTATTTATTATGGAAACAATTTTCAGTAAAATAGTTAAAGGAGACATTCCTTCACATAAAGTATACGAGGATGATAATTTCCTTGCCTTTTTGGATATTGCCCCTTTAAAGAAGGGACACACGCTTGTAATACCCAAAAGAACTGAAGACTATCTTTTCGACCTGGATGATTCAGAGCTTGCAGAAATGATGATTGTTTCTAAAAAAGTTGCCAAAGCAATAAAAAAAGTTTTTCCTTGCGAAAAGGTTGGTGTAGCAGTACTTGGACTGGAAGTTCCACATGCTCACATACATTTAGTTCCGTTGGAGTCTGAGCAGGATATAAATTTCGCTAACCCAAAACTTCAACTTTCGCAAGAGGAGATGGCTGATATTGCTGCTAAACTGCAAGCACAGGTATAAAAAAATTCCTCAAACTGTAATTCTTTTCCTGTAAATGCTTATATTGTATCTTAACTGATACAGTTAATGCACTTATAAAGGAATTGTGCAAATTTTAGGCTCGTAAAGCGTGGAAAAATTCTTTTTTTGAATTGTTATATGCTTTTCAAGCTATATAAATCGCAAATATTTATTTTGTATTTAAATAAAGTAAAACTTAGGTCGATGAAAAATATTTACCTGGTAGTTTTTATGGTTTTCCTCTTTTTTGGTGGTTATGGTCAGGGTATAAATACTGATTATTATAAATACGGTGCAAGTCCTTCTGATCTACCTGATTTTTTGCTCCAATCAGTGGAAACAGAACCGCTTATTTTAGGGATTTCTGATCCTGATATGGATTCAACTAAAGCGGCTAAACAAGCTATAGAGAGGGCCAGGTCACTACTTTATTTATCTCAGAATGCACGGGTTCGGTCGTTGTTCGATTATTATATGGGAGAGGAATACTCCGGAAGTGGGGGCACTTTTCAGTCTTTCGTGCAATTGGCTGTTCACGACTCAGTTTTTCCAGAATATATTGTTCTTGACACTTTTTATACCCGATTTCAAGAGGCAATAGTACGTATACGTCCCAGATCTGATGATTTGGAGTTTGGCTTTACAATTGGCAAATCTTATGATATTCGTATGGAAAAATTCCGGTTGGAATATGAGTGGGGAGGAGCCGCAGAATTTCAGGATCAAACAGAAATGGAAATACAATTTTTTGATAGTATAACTAGCTCTGATTTAATATCTGTGTATAAATATTCACATCAATTTGAAGTATATAGCGCAGCAGATGGAGAGGAACGTTTTTTCCCCACTTTGCGATACAATTATGTACAACCCAATGCGGGGCAACAGCAATATTTCAAATATGGGTTGTGGGTACACATTATGGACAGGTTTATACAAGAAATTGCCAATGAATCTAAACGCATGCGTGAACTCGTTAAAAAAACCGGCGAAACCTATGAGTCTAGCACAACCTTGAGCCAGGGTGTAACCTCTAACCTGGTAACATTCCAGATTAGAGATATAAACCTGGTTGATGGTGAGGTAGAAATCTCTCTTGAGGTTGAATTCCTCGAATATTAACTACAAAGCTTTAATTACTGAGCTTTTCTAGTGCCAATTCAATTCTTTCTAATGTTCGGTCTCTACCTATAATTTCTATAATCTTAAATAGATCAGGGCCTTTGGCACCACCCACAATTGATAGCCTCAAACCATTCATAACCGCACCAAATCCTAACTCGTTTTGATTGATGTAATCAGAAACTTTTTGTTTGAGGTCACCGGCATGCCAATTATCTGCTTCAGCCAATATCTCTTTAATATTTGCAATGGCTTCTGGTACTTTGTTCTTCCATCTTTTTTTAACAACCTTGGGATCATAAAATTCAGGATTTTGAAAAAAGAAATATGTTTGTTCCCATAATTCATGCACAAAGTTTACACGTTCTCGGACCATGGCCACAATTTCTGTCAGCATATTAAAATCACAACTTATCCTTTTTTCGTCTAAGATTTTCGAAAAAGCTTTTGTTATTTCTTCAACTGGTTTACTTTGTAAGTACTGATGATTAAACCATTTTGCTTTTTCAGGATCGAAGCGTGCCCCGGCTTTTTGAACTTTATTCAAATCAAAAAGCTCTATTAACTCCGTCTTGCTTAATATCTCCTGCTCTGTGCCGGGGTTCCATCCCAATAAGGCCAACATATTGATAAATGCTTCATGAAAATATCCATCTTCACGATATCCTGCTGCAACGCCGCCTTCTTTATCCTGCCACTTTAGTGGAAACACTGGAAAGCCCATTTTTTCACCATCACGTTTACTAAGTTTACCTTTACCCGTTGGTTTTAGTAATAGGGGGAGGTGGGCAAACTTCGGTTGATTCGCTTGCCAGTCAAGCGCCTCGTAAAGTAAATAATGAAGTGCCAGTGAAGGCAGCCATTCTTCTCCACGAATCACATGGCTGATTTCCATTAAATGATCATCTACTATGTTAGCCAGGTGATAAGTAGGTAAACCGTCAGATTTAAACAATACTTTGTCATCCAGGGTATTGGTGT is a window of Salinivirga cyanobacteriivorans DNA encoding:
- a CDS encoding PorV/PorQ family protein, whose translation is MKNITLIIITVIGLTIIAPKMYAGNEERAGEAGASELLFNPWAASSGFGNANVASIEGLEGIFLNVAGTAFTNKTELGFTYTDYLSGAGIGINSFAFSQHVGESGTLSGGVVAYDFGDIERTTVELPDGDGTTFDPSYTNITLAYAREFSNSIYGGAAIKVINEGVSNAKATGVAIDAGIQYVAGENDQLRFGITMQNVGPTMSFKGDGLSFKGYTPSGTLQTIEFREREFELPSLIRMGLSYDIFLAEDHNLLVAAAFTSNSFTKDNGHLGFEYGFSNYLRLRGGFIYEKDIFSEADRETIFTGFNGGLSVMIPINKESGSRFAVDYSYRSTEAFDGVHSIGARIIL
- the gltX gene encoding glutamate--tRNA ligase translates to MTVRVRFAPSPTGPLHIGGVRTALFNYLFAKKHNGTFILRIEDTDQSRYVEGAEDYIVESLEWCGIEIDEGYTKGGAKGPYKQSERKKIYREYAEQLINNGMAYYAFDTPEAIAERRNTYESEGKTFTYNQEERKKMTNSLTLSKDIVKEKIENGEPYVIRFKMPEGRIVEMHDIVRGSMKVNTNTLDDKVLFKSDGLPTYHLANIVDDHLMEISHVIRGEEWLPSLALHYLLYEALDWQANQPKFAHLPLLLKPTGKGKLSKRDGEKMGFPVFPLKWQDKEGGVAAGYREDGYFHEAFINMLALLGWNPGTEQEILSKTELIELFDLNKVQKAGARFDPEKAKWFNHQYLQSKPVEEITKAFSKILDEKRISCDFNMLTEIVAMVRERVNFVHELWEQTYFFFQNPEFYDPKVVKKRWKNKVPEAIANIKEILAEADNWHAGDLKQKVSDYINQNELGFGAVMNGLRLSIVGGAKGPDLFKIIEIIGRDRTLERIELALEKLSN
- a CDS encoding HIT family protein is translated as METIFSKIVKGDIPSHKVYEDDNFLAFLDIAPLKKGHTLVIPKRTEDYLFDLDDSELAEMMIVSKKVAKAIKKVFPCEKVGVAVLGLEVPHAHIHLVPLESEQDINFANPKLQLSQEEMADIAAKLQAQV
- the greA gene encoding transcription elongation factor GreA gives rise to the protein MSKLNYLTEDGLKKLKEELNHLKTVERPKASQAIADARDKGDLSENAEYDAAKEAQGLLELKISKMEELVQNSRVIDESKIDYSKVQIMTKVKIRNTKNKAEMQYSIVSESEADLKKGKIAVNTPIAKGLLGKTVGEKTIVQAPAGNMEFEILEISPMT